From the genome of Glycine max cultivar Williams 82 chromosome 2, Glycine_max_v4.0, whole genome shotgun sequence, one region includes:
- the LOC100786272 gene encoding zinc finger AN1 and C2H2 domain-containing stress-associated protein 16 — MGTPEFPDLGKHCAVSDCKLIDFLPFTCDRCDQVYCLEHRSYIKHLCTKADKQDVTVVICPLCAKGVRLVPDQDPNITWENHVNTECDPSNYEKVTKKKKCPVPGCREILVFSNTIKCRDCTVEHCLKHRFGPDHKCPGPKNVESSFSFMNLLNGSKKQESKPKSSATTSSKWSTSFLNAASNIRASAEAGVSKLSAWQTARGGVGQSHSSGQVEQCPQCGAKFSSVTTLVDHVQKVHERSGNRSGAKVTIDVCPKCSRGFRDPVALVEHVEKDHGGSSRS, encoded by the exons ATGGGAACTCCAGAATTCCCAGATCTGGGAAAGCACTGTGCTGTGTCCGATTGCAAGCTCATCGATTTCTTGCCCTTCACCTGCGATCGATGCGACCAG GTGTATTGTTTGGAGCACAGAAGTTATATTAAACATTTGTGTACAAAAGCTGACAAGCAAGATGTCACAGTAGTTATATGTCCACTTTGTGCCAAAGGAGTTCGCCTAGTTCCTGATCAAGATCCAAACATAACTTGGGAGAATCATGTCAACACCGAGTGCGACCCATCGAATTACGAGAAAgtcacaaagaagaaaaaatgcccTGTCCCTGGATGCAGAGAGATATTAGTATTCTCAAACACAATTAAGTGCAGGGACTGCACAGTAGAGCATTGTTTAAAGCATCGGTTTGGACCTGATCATAAATGTCCTGGTCCCAAAAATGTGGAATCAAGTTTTTCATTCATGAATCTTTTGAATGGGAGTAAAAAGCAGGAGTCCAAACCCAAGTCAAGCGCAACCACATCATCTAAATGGAGTACAAGCTTTCTTAATGCGGCTTCTAACATTCGAGCTTCGGCTGAGGCTGGTGTCTCAAAGTTGAGTGCCTGGCAGACAGCAAGGGGTGGGGTGGGTCAGAGCCATAGCAGTGGTCAAGTGGAGCAATGCCCTCAGTGTGGTGCCAAGTTTTCCTCAGTTACTACTTTGGTGGACCATGTGCAAAAAGTTCACGAGAGGAGTGGCAACCGATCTGGAGCGAAGGTTACAATTGATGTTTGTCCAAAATGTAGTAGAGGATTTCGAGATCCTGTGGCCCTAGTGGAACATGTTGAGAAGGATCACGGTGGAAGTTCTAGATCATAG